GATGGCGTGAGGGTCAAGGAGATCAGGCCGGTCGCAACCTCCACCGGCTATCTGACCGAGATCTTTCGCGAGGAGTGGGAGCTCGATTCGGAGCCGGTCGGCCAGGTCTTCCAACGCACCTTGTATCCCGGCGCGGTGACGGGCTGGCATGCCCATGCGGTGACGACCGACCGGCTGTTCTGCTGCGTCGGCAGCGTTCGCATTTCGCTGTTTGACGGACGCAAGGCCTCGCCGACCTTCGGCGCCGTCTGGCACAAGATTATCGGCCCGCTGCGCCCGGCGGTCGTCATCATTCCGCCCGGCATATGGCATGGTGTTGTCTCGCTCGGAGCGGAGACGGCGGTGCTGCTCAATCTCGTCGACAAGGCCTATGCCTACGATCAGCCCGACCATTGGCGCCTGCCGCCAGACACCGACCACATTCCCTACAAACTGGTGTAGCGTGGAAGCATCGGCGCAGCGCGACCAGGCCGGCGGCGAACCGCTGGTCTCGATCGTGATCGCGACGCACAACCGGCCGGCAGCGCTGCGGCAGGCATTGACCAGCGTCATGCGCCAGACGTTGCAAGACTGGGAAGCCTTGGTCATCGGGGACGATTGCAGGCCGGATACGGCGGCCGTTGTCGCTGAATTTGACGATGCCCGCATCGTCTACATCGATCTTCCCGTCAATTTCGGCGAACAGTCCGGTCCCAACAATATCGGCTTTGCCAGGGCGCGTGGCCGCTTCGTCGCCTTGCTCAACCACGACGATCTGTGGTTTCCCGACCATTTGGCGGCGACGACCGGCTGGATCGACGCCACAGGCGCCGACGTGGTGCTGGCGCGCGGTGCCGTCATCCAGCCGCCGTCGGCGGCCGGCAATCCTGTCAATTCGATCTTCGGGATCGGCAAGGATGGTTTTTACGACCCCGTCACGACGGAAGGATTTGGCTCAGCACACATGTTTCGCCGCGCTTCGTTCAGCCTGCTCGGACCTTGGCGACCCGCCAGCCAGTGCTTTTGCGAAAGCTCGCAGGACTGGCTGTTTCGGGCATGGCGAAAGGGCGCGGTGATCGCGACGATGCCGCACCTCACGGTGATCAAGCTGCATTCCGGCATACGCAAGGGTTCCTATCTCGGCGACAATGCGCAGGAACAGAAGGATCTTCTGGACGCCATGCAGACGCCGGACGCCTTGCGCGTGAAAATCCTTGGCTGCGCGGGCGAACCCATTCGCCTGGCGGCATCGAGTTATCTCAGGCGCAGGCTGATGGCGGCTCTTGGCATCCATCCCCGCGCCCGCGCCTTCCGCCGCAAGTATAAGCGAGGCGCCTTCCTTGCCAAGCTGCGGCGCCTGCGTGGCCTGGCGCCGATGCCTGAGCGCGAACCTGGCGTGAGCGAATTGCTCGATCGCTACAGCAAGCGCGGCGATGCCGGCACCGAGCCGGATGAGGGTTGACTGCCACCAGCGTAAATCTCAAACAAAAACCCGCGGGATCGCTCCCGCGGGTTTGTTCCTGAAGCAGTGGCGTTGCCTTAGCCGTGCGCGAGCACGGCCAGCAGCAGAAGCGCCACGATGTTGGTGATCTTGATTGCCGGGTTGACCGCCGGGCCGGCGGTGTCCTTGTAGGGATCGCCAACCGTGTCGCCGGTGACCGAAGCCTTGTGCGCTTCGGAGCCCTTGAGGTGCTTGACGCCGTCCTTGTCGACAAAACCGTCCTCGAACGACTTCTTGGCATTGTCCCAGGCGCCGCCGCCCGAAGTCATCGAGATGGCGACGAACAGGCCGTTGACGATGACGCCGAGCAACGAGGCGCCGAGTGCCGCAAAGGCGGACGCCTTGGAGCCCGAGATCAGCTGCACGCCGAAATAGACGACGAGCGGCGCCAGCACCGGCAGCAGCGAGGGGATGATCATTTCGCGGATCGCCGCCTTGGTCAGAAGGTCGACGGCGCGGGCATAGTTCGGCTTGGAGGTGCCGGCCATGATGCCCGGGTCCTCGCGGAACTGCTTGCGCACCTCCTCGACGATGGCGCCCGCCGCGCGGCCGACCGCCGTCATGGCGATGCCGCCGAACAGGTACGGGATCAGGCCGCCAAAGATCAGGCCGGCGACAACATAGGGATTGGAGAGGTCGAAGGAGACATCGCCCATGCCCTGGAAGTATGGATATTTGTCGCCATTGGCGGCAAAGAACTTCAAATCGTTCGAATAGGCCGCAAACAGCACCAGCGCGCCAAGACCGGCCGAACCGATGGCGTAGCCCTTGGTCACCGCCTTGGTGGTGTTGCCGACCGCGTCGAGCGCGTCGGTGGAGTGGCGCACTTCCTTGGGCAGGCCGGCCATTTCGGCAATGCCGCCGGCATTGTCAGTGACCGGGCCGAAGGCGTCGAGGGCGACGATCATGCCGGCAAGGCCGAGCATGGTGGTGACCGCGATCGCCGTGCCGAACAGGCCGGCGAGCTGGTAGGTCGAGATGATGCCGCCGACGATGACGATTGCCGGCAGTGCGGTCGATTCCAGCGACACCGCAAGTCCCTGGATGACGTTGGTGCCGTGACCGGTCACCGAGGCCTGGGCGATGGAGTTCACCGGGCGCTTGTTGGTGCCGGTATAGTATTCGGTGATCACCACGATGAGACCGGTCACAACGAGACCGATCAGGCCGCAGATGAACAGGTTCTTGCCGATGATGGTCATGCCGGCGACGGTGCCGACCTCGCCCCAGCCGACGGTTGCCGAGGTAGCGACACCGAGACCGACGATCGACAGCAGGCCGGTGACGATCAGGCCTTTGTAGAGGGCGCCCATGATCGAGCCGTTGGAACCGAGCTTGACGAAGAAGGTGCCGACGATCGAGGTCAGGATACAGGCGCCGCAGATGGCGAGCGGATAGAGCATCGCCGCACCCAGAGCGGCGGTGCCGCCGAAGAAGATGGCGGCCAGCACCATGGTGGCAACGACGGTCACCGCATAGGTTTCGAAGAGGTCGGCGGCCATGCCGGCGCAGTCGCCGACATTATCGCCGACATTGTCGGCGATGGTGGCCGGGTTGCGCGGATCGTCTTCGGGAATACCGGCTTCGACCTTGCCCACGAGATCGCCGCCGACGTCGGCGCCCTTGGTGAAGATGCCGCCGCCCAGACGGGCGAAGATCGAGATCAGCGAAGCGCCGAAGCCGAGCGAAACCAGCGCATCGATGACGATGCGGTCATTGGGCTGCAGGCCCATCGGGCCGGTCAGAATATAGTAGTAAATCGACACGCCGAGCAGCGCGAGGCCAGCCACCAGCATACCGGTGATGGCGCCCGACTTGAAGGCGATGTCGAGACCGGCGGCGAGGCTGTTGGACGCCGCCTGCGCGGTGCGCACATTGGCGCGCACCGAGACGTGCATGCCGATGAAACCGGCGGCGCCAGAGAGCACGGCGCCGATCAGGAAGCCGACCGCGGCGGTGATCGAGAGCAGCCACCAGGCGAGCACAAGCACGACCACGCCGACGATGGCGATGGTGGTGTACTGGCGCGCCAGATAGGCCTGCGCGCCTTCGCGGATGGCGGCGGAGATTTCCTGCATGCGTGCGTTGCCCTGATCGGCTGCAAGAACCGATCGTGTCGCCCAGATGGCGTAAAGGATTGAAAGCAAGCCGCAGGCGATGACGGCAGAAATGATGGTCATTGCCGAATTTTCCTCGATTGATGGCCCAAAAGAACCCCTCCCTGGGCCGTTGGTGCGGGGAGCGGATAAAGCCTAGGCGGAATCCGTCCTTCGCAGCGGTGTATGCGAAACAGGGCTCGGAACGTCAAGATATTGTTCGGTTTTTGCCCCGCTTTCAGCCAAAAGTTTAGGCCAGAACATTCCCGTGGCCGATGCCCTGCTATTAGATCGGTTGAAATGACGCCGCGTCAGTCAATGCTTTGCCCGCAGTCCAGCGAAGGTCAGTCGCCAGTCTCCTGCCCCATCTTGCGCGCGGTGTAGCGCTCGATGGCGGACAGTCCGTCATAGATCAGCACCGCCAGCGCCGCGACGATCAGGCCGCCTTGCAGGACGAAGGCGAGATTGTTGGACAGCAGGCCGGCGATGATCACCTCGCCCAGCGTCTTGGCGGCAACCGTCGAGCCGATCGTCGCCGTGGCCAGGCTGATCACCACCGACAGCCTTATTCCGCCCAGAATGATCGCGGCGCTCAGCGGCAATTCGACCTTGACCAGTCTTTGCCAGCCCGTCATGCCGGCGCCGCGCGCGGCCTCCATGATGTTGCCCGGCAGCGTTGTGAGGCCGGTCAGCGCGTTCTCGAAGATCGGTAGCAGGCCGTAGAGGAACAGCGCAATCAGCGTCGGCTTCTCGCCGAAACCGACGGCGGGCACCGCCAGCGCCAGCACCGCCACCGGCGGAAAGGTCTGGCCGATATTGACCAGACTGCGCGACAGCGGCAGGAATTCGGCGCCCGCCGGCCTGGTCACCAGGATGGCAAGCGCCACGGCAACGATGGCAGCGGCGACGGTAGCGATCAGCACGGTCCTGAGATGCAGCAGGGTCAGCGTCAGCAGGCTGCCCTGATTGTAGATCGCCGGCGCATTGTTTTCGGTCAGCGGCTTCAACAGCGGCTCGAACCAGCCGGGATTGGTGACGAAGGCTATGAGAAGCACCACCAGGGCAAGCCTGAGCAGCGAAGGCAGCCAGGCTTTTAGACCGGCCCCTTTCATGCCGGCCTCGCCGCGCGCTTCACCAGCCCGTCGACGGTGACGCGGCCGAGCGGCTTGCCGTCTTCGCCCTTGACCGGCAGCGCCGGCCGGCCCGACCACAGAAGCTCGGCCAGCGCGTCGCGCTGGCTGGCGTCGCCTGGGATCGCCTCGCCTTCGGCAGACCCCTTTTCCACGGCCTCGCGCACGCGGCCGAGCGACAAGAGCCGGAACGGCTTTTCGCTGGCGCCGACCAGGGTTTCGACGAAGGCGTTCGCCGGCCGCGCCAGGATCTCTTCCGGCTTGGCGTATTGCACCAGCTTTCCGGCATCCATGACGGCGATCTTGTCGCCCATGTGGACCGCCTCCTCCATGTCGTGGGTGACGAGGATGATGGTGGTGCCGAAGCGCTTCTGGATTGCCAGCAGGTCCTCCTGCGCCTTGGTGCGGATGATCGGGTCGAGTGCGCCGAACGGTTCGTCCATCAGAAGCACATTGGGCTCGGCGGCGAGCGCGCGGGCGACGCCGACACGCTGCTGTTGCCCGCCGGACAGTTCGTGCGGGTAGCGCGGGCCATAGGCCTCGGGGTCGAGCTGGTAGAGTGTCATCAACTCATCGACGCGGGCCTTGATGCGGTCCTTGTCCCAGCCCAGCAGGACCGGCACGGTGGCGATGTTCTGCGCAACGGTGCGGTGCGGGAACAGGCCGTGGCCCTGGATAGCGTAGCCGATGCTGCGGCGCAGCTCGTAGCCGGGCAGCGTGCGGTTGTCGTTGCCGTCGAGCTTGATGACGCCGGCGGTCGGCTCGACCAGCCGGTTGATCATTCGCAGCAGCGTCGTCTTGCCGGAACCGGAGGTACCGACAATGACGCAAACCGTACGCGGCTCGACGACCATGGACACGTCGTCGACCACGGTCGTCGCGTCATAGCGCTTGGTAATGCCTTCGATCTCGATCATGCCGTTTCAACCCTGCGCCTGGTGGCGGTCATTTCGATCACTGCGTCGAGGATGATGGCCGCGGCGAAGGCCAGCGCCACCGTCGGCACGGCGCCGAGCAGCACCAGGTCCATTGCGGTCTGGCCGACGCCCTGGAAGACGAAGACGCCAAAGCCGCCGCCGCCGATCAGTGCGGCGATGGTGGCCAGGCCGATGTTCTGCACCAGCACGATGCGGATGCCGGTGAGGATCACCGGAAAGGCCAACGGAAACTCGACGCCGAACAGGCGCTGGCCATCGGTCATGCCCATGCCGCGCGCTGCATCATTGGCCGCGCGGGGTACGCCGGCAAGCCCGACCACGGTGTTGGCCACCACCGGCAGCAGCGAATAGAGGAACAAAGCCACGAAGGCGGGCGCGGTGCCGATGCCTCTGATACCGAGCGCTGCGGCACCCGGAACATGCGCGGCGACCCAGCCCAGCGGCGCGATCAGCAGGCCGAACAGCGCGATCGAGGGTATGGTCTGGACGATGTTGAGCACATTGAGCACGCCGGCCCGCAACCGTTCGACGCGGTGGCACAGGATGCCGAGCGGCAGGCCGACGATCACCGCCGCCGCCAGCGACCCCAGCGCCAGCGTGATGTGCTTGGAGCCTTCGGCCCAGAAACTATCGGCGCGGTTTGCATATTCCTTGAGGATCGACAGGCTGTCCCACTGCCCCGATATCAGCAACAAGCCGATGGCCAGCGCCGCGAGGACGAGCACGCCGACGCGGGCCGGTGGCGACAGGTTGAGCCTGGTCAGCACGTCGGCGAGCAACAATGTGAAGGCAAAGATCAACAGCCAGAACCCGGAAGCCGGCGAGATGCGGGCGAAGGTGTTGCCGGCCGGCGTCAGGAAGGTGCCGGCGACACCGATCAGGATGGCAAGGGCGGCGAGCGCCACGACGCTTGCGGCCAGGCGCAGGACAAGCGGGGTTTTCAGCAAGGCAACAATTGCGGCCACGACGACGATCGCCAGCAGTAGCGGCCCGACTGTGGCCGGCAGCGCCTCCAGGATCGAGCGCGCCTGACCGGGAACGATACGATTGGCGCGGAAGGTGGCGAACGGAGCCAGAAACGCCGCATAGGCAACAATCGCCGCGATAACCATGCCGAGCTTGTCGAAACGCAGGGTCATGGATGCCCCTCATGAGGAGCGATTTTCCACGTTGCGCAGACTACGCTGGTGATCGGCGAAAGCCGACGCGAAATCCGATCTCCCCCTTTGCGGGGGAGATGGCCGGCAGGCCAGAGGGGGGTGTGAAGGATCGCCAGCTTTCGAGCGTCGGCATGTTCAGAAGCAACCCTGTCGAGGCACGCACCTGCTACCGGTTGTGAGGTCGGCGGGACAGCACCCCCCTCTGTCCTGCCGGACATCTCCCCCGCAAGGGGGGAGATCAGCAGCTTCCAGAGAGGGGTGTCTCGCACCAGCGTCACGATCAGCTATGCGCTGACTACTTCAAAAACCCGTTCTTCTTCAAAAAGTCCTCGGCGACACCCTTGACCGGCTCGCCGCCGACCTGGACGCGGCCGTTGAGTTCCTGCAGCGTGACGAGGTCGAGCTTGGCGAACACCGGCTTCAACAGCGTCTCGATCTCCGGATGCTCTTTCAGCACCGCTTCGCGGATGATCGGCGCCGGCTGGTAGACCGGCTGCACGCCCTTGTCGTCGGCGAGCACGACCAGGCCGGACGGCGCGATGCCGCCGTCGGTGCCGTAGACCATGGCGGCGTTGGCGCCGTTGGTCTGGTTGGCGGCAGCACCTATTGTCGCGGCGGTGTCGCCGCCCGAAAGCGTGATCAACTGCTCGGGCTTCAGCGTGAAGCCGTAAGTGGTCTGGAACGCCGGCAGGGCTGCCGCCGAATTGACGAACTCAGCCGACGCCGCCAAAACCACCGTGCCGCCGCCGGCGACGTATTTGCCGAAGTCGGTCAGGGTCGCCAGCTTGTTGGTCTCGGCAACCTCCTTGCGCAGCGCGATCGCCCAGGTGTTGTTGGCCGGTGACGGCGACAGCCAGACGATCTTGTTGGCGTCATAGTCGAGCTTCTTGGCGGTCTCATAGGCCTTGGCGGCATCCTTCCAGACCGGATCGTCGGCCTTCTCGAAGAAGAAAGCGGCATTGCCGGTGTACTCGGGATAGATGTCGATCTCGCCGGCAGTGATCGCCTTGCGTACCACCGGCGTGCCGCCGAGCTGGATGCGGTCGGTGGTCTTGATGTTGTTGGCGTTGAGCACAAGCTGGATGATGTTGCCGAGCACGCCGCCCTCGGTGTCGATCTTCGAGGAGACGACCACCTGGGCATTGGCGGAGGCGGCCGTGATGCCGAGCGCCAACGCCGCGCCGGCCAGAATCTTGACTGAAAACATTGTGAAAACCCCTTGCTTTGGACCGAAATGCGGTGGCCGCATATGAGCATGGCTTCAACGCCCCGTCGGGGCACACGGTTTCATAACAATGGGTACAGACGCAATAATTTTGTGCGGTCGCCGCGATTTCGGCCGCCGCCATGCTGACACGTCGTGCCAAGCCAAAGATAGAACCGGATCAGGCGCGGGCTTTGCGCGATCCGGTCAGTTTGAGCGCGCCAAGGGCGACGAAGCAGAGGGCGACGACCGGGAAAACCAGCCAGTTCAGCATCTCCCAGCCCCAGGCATTGTAGATGGCGCCCGACATTAGCGAGGCGAAGGCGACGGAGCCGAACAGGACGAAGTCGTGGAAGCCCTGCACCTTGCTCTTTTCGGACGGATGGTAGCTGTCGGCGACCATGGAGGTGGCGCCGATGAAGGCAAAATTCCAGCCGAGGCCAAGCAGGATCAGCGCCGTCCAGAACTGCCACAAATGCAGGCCGGACAATGCCACCGCGGCGCAGCCGATGAGCAGGACCAGGCCGGTTGCGACGATGCGTTCGGCGCCGAAGCGATGGATCAGCGATCCGGTGAAGAAGGTCGGCGCAAACATCGCCATCACATGCCAGGAAATGCCGAGCGTGGCGTCGTCCGTCGACAGGCCGCAGCCGACCATGGCCAGCGGCGCGCCGGTCATGACGAAACTCATCAGCGCATAGCTGCCGACGGCGCAAAACAGTGCCGCGACGAAACGCGGCCGGGTGACGATCTCGGACAGCGGCCGGGCGTCGCTTGACGCGACTTCCGCGTGGCCGGGAGCCTTGGCCGGGATGCGCAGGAATGACAGGATCATGGCGCCGGCCGCCGCCAGAACCGGAATGGCCAAGAACGAGCCGGCAAACATCACCGGCGCCAGCAATTCGCGGGTGAAGATGACGATCTGCGGCCCGAGGATCGCGGTGAT
This region of Mesorhizobium sp. C432A genomic DNA includes:
- a CDS encoding ABC transporter substrate-binding protein, which translates into the protein MFSVKILAGAALALGITAASANAQVVVSSKIDTEGGVLGNIIQLVLNANNIKTTDRIQLGGTPVVRKAITAGEIDIYPEYTGNAAFFFEKADDPVWKDAAKAYETAKKLDYDANKIVWLSPSPANNTWAIALRKEVAETNKLATLTDFGKYVAGGGTVVLAASAEFVNSAAALPAFQTTYGFTLKPEQLITLSGGDTAATIGAAANQTNGANAAMVYGTDGGIAPSGLVVLADDKGVQPVYQPAPIIREAVLKEHPEIETLLKPVFAKLDLVTLQELNGRVQVGGEPVKGVAEDFLKKNGFLK
- a CDS encoding glycosyltransferase family 2 protein yields the protein MEASAQRDQAGGEPLVSIVIATHNRPAALRQALTSVMRQTLQDWEALVIGDDCRPDTAAVVAEFDDARIVYIDLPVNFGEQSGPNNIGFARARGRFVALLNHDDLWFPDHLAATTGWIDATGADVVLARGAVIQPPSAAGNPVNSIFGIGKDGFYDPVTTEGFGSAHMFRRASFSLLGPWRPASQCFCESSQDWLFRAWRKGAVIATMPHLTVIKLHSGIRKGSYLGDNAQEQKDLLDAMQTPDALRVKILGCAGEPIRLAASSYLRRRLMAALGIHPRARAFRRKYKRGAFLAKLRRLRGLAPMPEREPGVSELLDRYSKRGDAGTEPDEG
- a CDS encoding sodium-translocating pyrophosphatase, whose translation is MTIISAVIACGLLSILYAIWATRSVLAADQGNARMQEISAAIREGAQAYLARQYTTIAIVGVVVLVLAWWLLSITAAVGFLIGAVLSGAAGFIGMHVSVRANVRTAQAASNSLAAGLDIAFKSGAITGMLVAGLALLGVSIYYYILTGPMGLQPNDRIVIDALVSLGFGASLISIFARLGGGIFTKGADVGGDLVGKVEAGIPEDDPRNPATIADNVGDNVGDCAGMAADLFETYAVTVVATMVLAAIFFGGTAALGAAMLYPLAICGACILTSIVGTFFVKLGSNGSIMGALYKGLIVTGLLSIVGLGVATSATVGWGEVGTVAGMTIIGKNLFICGLIGLVVTGLIVVITEYYTGTNKRPVNSIAQASVTGHGTNVIQGLAVSLESTALPAIVIVGGIISTYQLAGLFGTAIAVTTMLGLAGMIVALDAFGPVTDNAGGIAEMAGLPKEVRHSTDALDAVGNTTKAVTKGYAIGSAGLGALVLFAAYSNDLKFFAANGDKYPYFQGMGDVSFDLSNPYVVAGLIFGGLIPYLFGGIAMTAVGRAAGAIVEEVRKQFREDPGIMAGTSKPNYARAVDLLTKAAIREMIIPSLLPVLAPLVVYFGVQLISGSKASAFAALGASLLGVIVNGLFVAISMTSGGGAWDNAKKSFEDGFVDKDGVKHLKGSEAHKASVTGDTVGDPYKDTAGPAVNPAIKITNIVALLLLAVLAHG
- a CDS encoding ABC transporter permease; translation: MKGAGLKAWLPSLLRLALVVLLIAFVTNPGWFEPLLKPLTENNAPAIYNQGSLLTLTLLHLRTVLIATVAAAIVAVALAILVTRPAGAEFLPLSRSLVNIGQTFPPVAVLALAVPAVGFGEKPTLIALFLYGLLPIFENALTGLTTLPGNIMEAARGAGMTGWQRLVKVELPLSAAIILGGIRLSVVISLATATIGSTVAAKTLGEVIIAGLLSNNLAFVLQGGLIVAALAVLIYDGLSAIERYTARKMGQETGD
- a CDS encoding ABC transporter permease, translating into MTLRFDKLGMVIAAIVAYAAFLAPFATFRANRIVPGQARSILEALPATVGPLLLAIVVVAAIVALLKTPLVLRLAASVVALAALAILIGVAGTFLTPAGNTFARISPASGFWLLIFAFTLLLADVLTRLNLSPPARVGVLVLAALAIGLLLISGQWDSLSILKEYANRADSFWAEGSKHITLALGSLAAAVIVGLPLGILCHRVERLRAGVLNVLNIVQTIPSIALFGLLIAPLGWVAAHVPGAAALGIRGIGTAPAFVALFLYSLLPVVANTVVGLAGVPRAANDAARGMGMTDGQRLFGVEFPLAFPVILTGIRIVLVQNIGLATIAALIGGGGFGVFVFQGVGQTAMDLVLLGAVPTVALAFAAAIILDAVIEMTATRRRVETA
- a CDS encoding ABC transporter ATP-binding protein, encoding MIEIEGITKRYDATTVVDDVSMVVEPRTVCVIVGTSGSGKTTLLRMINRLVEPTAGVIKLDGNDNRTLPGYELRRSIGYAIQGHGLFPHRTVAQNIATVPVLLGWDKDRIKARVDELMTLYQLDPEAYGPRYPHELSGGQQQRVGVARALAAEPNVLLMDEPFGALDPIIRTKAQEDLLAIQKRFGTTIILVTHDMEEAVHMGDKIAVMDAGKLVQYAKPEEILARPANAFVETLVGASEKPFRLLSLGRVREAVEKGSAEGEAIPGDASQRDALAELLWSGRPALPVKGEDGKPLGRVTVDGLVKRAARPA
- a CDS encoding dTDP-4-dehydrorhamnose 3,5-epimerase family protein; translated protein: MPEKTRTKPTGWMATGTADSQVVTPDWMPIEQVTIDGVRVKEIRPVATSTGYLTEIFREEWELDSEPVGQVFQRTLYPGAVTGWHAHAVTTDRLFCCVGSVRISLFDGRKASPTFGAVWHKIIGPLRPAVVIIPPGIWHGVVSLGAETAVLLNLVDKAYAYDQPDHWRLPPDTDHIPYKLV